In the Burkholderia cenocepacia genome, one interval contains:
- the tssK gene encoding type VI secretion system baseplate subunit TssK — MRIDKPLFHEGLILTQQHFQQQARWAGFALHQFATAALAQPWGTLGVEVDEEALATGRLKLTLLKLRFPDGTPIDTTLADALPSARDLTQGVPTDRQNVVVFAALALPDANGNNCRFDETTLARPRRSYREFVKVMDLNGTGEAEIAAERHAMRLLFDFESHADDTVCAIARLTRGTNGQFQVDRQFVPPCLTLGSHPLHIERIDRLADILHAKSLALGARRSERLEQVAEYGVADVQLFWLLHCIHAAWPQLRLFATHPSRSPEHLYATLAQLASALMTFSTSSRLTDIPAYDHARADEVFAKLESMIRDLLDAIIPSRVVSIGLTRQGPTTWTGQFLDTRIVDDAADWYLSVNAPMSAFTLVEQFPRLCKIGAPDDVEHIVNSALLGIPLKAVQRVPAAIPVRLDNQYFALDSNDPAHARMLAARACQIYLPASVPDASLELYAVLRS; from the coding sequence ATGCGGATCGACAAACCGCTGTTCCACGAGGGGCTCATCCTGACGCAGCAGCACTTCCAGCAGCAGGCGCGTTGGGCTGGATTTGCGCTCCATCAATTCGCCACGGCCGCGCTCGCCCAGCCGTGGGGCACGCTGGGTGTCGAGGTCGACGAGGAAGCGCTGGCCACGGGCCGCCTGAAGCTCACGCTCCTGAAGCTGCGGTTTCCGGACGGCACGCCGATCGACACGACACTCGCCGATGCGCTGCCGTCCGCGCGCGATCTGACCCAAGGCGTACCGACCGATCGGCAGAACGTCGTCGTGTTCGCCGCGCTCGCCCTGCCCGATGCCAACGGTAACAACTGCCGCTTCGACGAGACGACGCTCGCGCGTCCGCGCCGCTCGTACCGGGAGTTCGTGAAGGTGATGGATCTGAACGGGACGGGAGAAGCGGAGATCGCGGCCGAGCGTCATGCGATGCGTCTGCTGTTCGACTTCGAATCGCATGCGGACGATACGGTTTGCGCGATCGCACGGCTCACGCGAGGAACGAACGGCCAGTTCCAGGTCGATCGACAGTTCGTGCCCCCGTGTCTGACACTCGGCAGTCATCCGCTGCACATCGAGCGGATCGATCGCCTGGCGGACATCCTGCACGCGAAGAGCCTTGCGCTCGGCGCGCGCCGCAGCGAGCGCCTGGAGCAGGTCGCCGAATATGGCGTGGCCGACGTGCAGCTGTTCTGGCTGCTTCACTGCATTCACGCGGCATGGCCGCAATTGCGGCTGTTCGCCACGCATCCGAGCCGATCGCCGGAGCATCTGTACGCGACGCTCGCGCAGCTGGCCAGCGCGCTGATGACCTTCTCGACTTCGTCCCGGCTCACCGACATTCCGGCGTACGACCATGCACGCGCCGACGAAGTGTTCGCCAAACTCGAGTCGATGATTCGCGACCTGCTCGACGCGATCATTCCGTCGCGTGTCGTGTCGATCGGCCTCACGCGCCAAGGTCCGACAACGTGGACCGGCCAATTTCTCGACACCCGGATCGTCGACGATGCGGCGGACTGGTACCTGTCGGTCAATGCGCCGATGTCCGCCTTCACGCTCGTCGAGCAGTTCCCGAGACTCTGCAAGATCGGTGCACCGGACGACGTCGAGCACATCGTCAATTCCGCGCTGCTGGGCATTCCGCTCAAGGCCGTACAGCGGGTGCCGGCCGCGATTCCGGTGCGACTCGACAACCAGTATTTCGCGCTCGATTCGAATGATCCGGCGCACGCCCGGATGCTCGCCGCGCGTGCCTGCCAGATCTATCTGCCGGCGTCGGTGCCCGACGCCTCGCTCGAACTCTATGCGGTGCTGCGCTCATGA
- a CDS encoding phospholipase D-like domain-containing protein, which yields MSQSAPINVPIARSCGNTATLTLPHYVQDAEYGPRYATHYPLVNGEEAFGAVYDAISAAQHTVDMVCWGFQPSMYFKRGASGQGSLSIGELLLERARHNVKIRLLVWGDKAHVAQFLENMMPGGRFSHKPDNRNSAQREFDAWWYEMVKMDKKNQMGTEWTGVSIAPVPVLTQKAIRRLLRDKRDPAFKNIEFATRDFSMAERAEIAWRTVTDSQYSKRNVNSKIQNGFAMGLGPSHHQKMVLIDYEDPELATGFVMGHNTLDEYWDTSRHSHVRMHSKMGRNGFLPRQDISARVTGQILIDLNENFCQAWDATTGQRLEKQRKSAKTPVLRCSKDDLPVMAQILRTQPQVEKRDPEKREPEKKGVKDIERLYLQAVNNATNFIYIENQYFRFPPLAEKLTELVKSYQAGGRKTPLYLFVVTNSSDDGIGVGTVSTYHMLNALGRADVLPGVAKLERADELEKQYKEALKVKERADKAFESAKRVPVDPFTSSVQYAMNNITAAHLDAVEAAQRVSELKVQLEKARTENPEKLNIPGLKVHICTLVPPDTPKGKPWDEVYIHSKLMVIDDVFVTHGSANVNLRSMEVDSELNICHESMRVTQPLREKLWRIHAGDGGVGSKDMNGRLNADVAFEGWDKIISRNNDSKSEGWVPCASLVEFYRDDPSRSYLD from the coding sequence ATGAGCCAATCCGCACCCATCAACGTACCGATCGCGCGATCGTGTGGCAATACGGCGACGTTGACGTTGCCGCATTACGTGCAAGACGCGGAATACGGGCCGAGGTATGCGACGCACTACCCGCTGGTCAACGGCGAGGAGGCGTTCGGTGCTGTCTACGATGCGATTTCCGCGGCACAACATACCGTCGACATGGTTTGCTGGGGGTTCCAGCCGTCCATGTATTTCAAGCGCGGGGCGTCGGGCCAAGGCTCGCTTTCGATCGGAGAGCTGCTGCTCGAAAGGGCGCGGCACAATGTAAAGATCCGGTTGCTGGTGTGGGGCGATAAAGCGCACGTCGCGCAATTTCTGGAAAACATGATGCCCGGCGGTCGGTTCTCGCACAAACCGGATAATCGGAACTCGGCGCAGCGGGAGTTCGATGCGTGGTGGTACGAAATGGTGAAGATGGACAAAAAGAATCAGATGGGGACCGAGTGGACAGGCGTTAGCATTGCGCCCGTCCCCGTGCTTACGCAGAAAGCGATTCGACGGCTCTTACGTGACAAGCGTGATCCGGCATTCAAGAATATCGAATTCGCAACCCGTGATTTCAGCATGGCCGAGCGCGCCGAAATTGCATGGCGCACGGTGACGGATAGTCAGTACAGCAAGCGTAATGTGAATTCGAAAATACAAAATGGCTTTGCAATGGGGTTGGGACCTTCACATCACCAAAAAATGGTGCTGATCGACTACGAGGATCCGGAACTGGCGACCGGCTTCGTGATGGGCCACAACACGCTTGATGAATACTGGGATACCAGCCGCCATAGCCATGTGCGCATGCACTCGAAAATGGGGCGTAACGGCTTCTTGCCGCGACAGGATATTTCGGCTCGTGTCACAGGGCAAATCCTGATCGATTTGAACGAGAACTTCTGTCAGGCATGGGATGCGACGACTGGGCAACGACTGGAAAAGCAAAGGAAATCGGCGAAAACCCCGGTACTCCGCTGCAGCAAAGACGATCTGCCGGTGATGGCGCAGATCCTGCGCACTCAACCCCAAGTCGAGAAACGCGACCCCGAGAAACGCGAACCCGAGAAGAAGGGCGTTAAAGACATCGAACGACTATATCTGCAGGCCGTCAACAATGCGACCAATTTCATTTATATCGAAAATCAGTATTTCCGGTTTCCGCCACTCGCCGAAAAGCTGACGGAACTAGTGAAGTCGTATCAGGCTGGCGGGCGCAAAACACCGCTATATCTGTTCGTCGTGACCAATTCGAGCGACGACGGGATTGGCGTCGGCACGGTGAGTACTTATCACATGCTCAACGCACTGGGGCGGGCGGATGTCTTGCCCGGCGTGGCGAAGCTGGAACGCGCGGACGAATTGGAGAAGCAATACAAAGAAGCTTTGAAAGTAAAGGAGCGGGCTGACAAAGCGTTTGAGAGCGCAAAGCGCGTACCGGTCGATCCGTTCACGAGTTCGGTGCAGTATGCGATGAACAACATCACCGCGGCCCACCTGGATGCCGTGGAGGCCGCTCAGCGAGTGAGCGAGTTGAAGGTCCAGCTAGAAAAAGCCAGAACCGAGAACCCGGAGAAGCTCAACATTCCGGGCCTCAAGGTGCATATCTGCACGCTTGTCCCGCCGGATACGCCGAAAGGAAAACCGTGGGACGAGGTGTATATCCACTCCAAGCTGATGGTCATCGATGACGTGTTCGTTACGCATGGTTCGGCGAACGTCAACCTGCGCAGTATGGAGGTCGATAGTGAGTTGAATATTTGTCACGAGTCGATGCGGGTTACGCAGCCGCTTCGCGAGAAGCTGTGGCGGATTCATGCAGGGGATGGTGGGGTAGGATCGAAAGATATGAACGGCAGGCTGAACGCGGATGTGGCATTTGAGGGCTGGGACAAAATTATTTCTAGAAACAATGACTCTAAAAGCGAAGGATGGGTGCCCTGCGCATCACTGGTCGAGTTTTATCGGGACGATCCAAGCCGCTCCTATCTGGATTAA
- the tssC gene encoding type VI secretion system contractile sheath large subunit: MKQNESRQGATETVVLENDSVYASLCSKINLKPVAEARPLEAFRDNDALSEASADERVARGMDALLNLIAQESRPVDRLDKSLLDFYIGQLDRQIGRQLDAVMHTPEFQALEGRWRGLKMLVSRTDFRKNARIEVLDVSKDALQRDFEDTPELIQSGLYRLTYIEEYDTPGGQPISAMIGDFEFTNSPQDVALLRNVSKVAAAAHMPFIGSVGAAFFGKQSMEEVSAIQDIGNYFDRAEYIKWKSFRDTDDARYVGLTMPRVLGRLPYGKDTTPVRAFNYEEAVKGPDHDKYLWVNASFAFAANMVRSFVNNGWCVQIRGPQAGGKVEDLPVHLYDLGTGVQPKIPTEVLIPETREFEFANLGFIPLSFYKNHDFACFFSASSTQKPALYETKEATANSRINARLPYIFLLSRIAHYLKLIQRENIGTTKDRRLLELELNNWIKGLVTEMKDPGDELQASHPLRDAKVTVEDIEDNPGFFRIKLFIVPHFQVEGMDIGLSLVSQMPKAKS; the protein is encoded by the coding sequence ATGAAGCAGAACGAATCCCGTCAGGGCGCAACCGAGACCGTTGTGCTCGAGAACGACAGCGTGTACGCATCGCTGTGCAGCAAGATCAACCTCAAGCCCGTCGCCGAGGCGCGACCGCTCGAAGCGTTTCGCGACAATGACGCGCTGTCGGAGGCATCGGCCGACGAACGCGTGGCGCGCGGCATGGACGCGCTGCTCAACCTGATCGCGCAGGAAAGCAGGCCGGTCGACCGTCTCGACAAGTCGTTGCTCGACTTTTACATCGGCCAGCTCGACCGGCAGATCGGCCGGCAGCTCGATGCCGTCATGCATACGCCGGAATTCCAGGCGCTCGAAGGCCGCTGGCGTGGCCTGAAGATGCTCGTGTCGCGCACCGACTTCCGCAAGAACGCGCGCATCGAGGTGCTGGACGTGTCGAAGGACGCGCTGCAGCGCGACTTCGAGGATACGCCCGAGCTGATCCAGAGCGGCCTGTACCGGCTGACCTACATCGAGGAATACGACACGCCGGGCGGCCAGCCGATCAGCGCGATGATCGGCGATTTCGAGTTCACGAATTCGCCGCAGGACGTGGCGTTGCTGCGCAACGTGTCGAAGGTCGCGGCCGCCGCGCACATGCCGTTCATCGGCTCGGTCGGCGCGGCGTTCTTCGGCAAGCAGTCGATGGAGGAAGTGTCGGCCATTCAGGACATCGGCAACTACTTCGACCGCGCCGAATACATCAAGTGGAAGAGCTTCCGCGACACGGACGACGCGCGCTACGTCGGCCTGACGATGCCGCGCGTGCTCGGTCGCCTGCCGTACGGCAAGGACACGACGCCCGTGCGCGCGTTCAACTATGAAGAGGCGGTGAAGGGCCCGGATCACGACAAGTACCTGTGGGTCAACGCGTCGTTCGCGTTCGCGGCCAACATGGTGCGCAGCTTCGTGAACAACGGCTGGTGCGTGCAGATTCGCGGCCCGCAGGCCGGCGGCAAGGTCGAGGATCTGCCGGTGCATCTGTACGACCTCGGTACCGGCGTGCAGCCGAAGATTCCGACCGAGGTGCTGATTCCGGAAACGCGCGAATTCGAGTTCGCGAATCTCGGCTTCATTCCGCTGTCGTTCTACAAGAACCACGACTTCGCGTGCTTCTTCTCGGCCAGCTCGACGCAGAAGCCCGCGCTGTACGAGACCAAGGAGGCGACGGCCAACAGCCGCATCAACGCGCGCCTGCCGTACATCTTCCTGCTGTCGCGGATTGCCCACTATCTGAAGCTGATCCAGCGAGAGAACATCGGCACGACCAAGGACCGGCGGCTGCTCGAGCTCGAGCTGAACAACTGGATCAAGGGCCTCGTGACCGAGATGAAGGATCCGGGCGACGAGCTGCAGGCATCGCACCCGCTGCGCGACGCGAAGGTCACGGTCGAGGACATCGAGGATAACCCGGGCTTCTTCCGCATCAAGCTGTTCATCGTCCCGCACTTCCAGGTCGAGGGGATGGACATCGGCCTGTCGCTGGTGTCGCAGATGCCGAAGGCCAAGAGCTGA
- the tssB gene encoding type VI secretion system contractile sheath small subunit — MDSFQREIPKSRVSITLDLHTGGARKKVELPLKLLVAGDFSAGREQAPLAERKKVNIDKNNFDAVLADHAPDLDIAAENTLAGDGSELPVNLSFRSMKDFEPEQVARQIPELQAMLAMRNLLRDLKSNLLDNGTFRREFEKILKDKRLSDRLRGELSEIVTAATQPEGHA; from the coding sequence ATGGATAGCTTCCAGAGAGAAATTCCGAAAAGTCGTGTCTCGATTACCTTGGATCTGCATACGGGCGGGGCCCGGAAGAAGGTCGAGCTGCCGTTGAAGCTGCTCGTCGCGGGAGACTTCAGCGCGGGCCGCGAGCAGGCGCCGCTGGCCGAGCGCAAGAAGGTCAACATCGACAAGAACAACTTCGATGCGGTCCTGGCGGACCATGCGCCCGATCTCGATATCGCCGCGGAGAACACGCTGGCCGGCGACGGTTCGGAGCTGCCGGTGAATCTGTCGTTCCGCTCGATGAAGGACTTCGAGCCGGAGCAGGTGGCGCGTCAGATTCCGGAACTGCAGGCGATGCTCGCGATGCGCAATCTGCTGCGCGATCTGAAGAGCAACTTGCTCGACAACGGCACGTTTCGCCGTGAGTTCGAGAAGATTCTGAAGGATAAGCGCCTGTCCGACAGGCTGCGCGGCGAACTGTCGGAGATCGTGACGGCGGCGACGCAACCGGAAGGCCATGCCTGA
- a CDS encoding DUF6396 domain-containing protein gives MRILISICLAIASLSACSKESALPGSSDLANVRANLAFTCTHEADRLPALDPDAEALFRYGRYLQTRDGPKDYDEVARYYRVAAAHGHYKANHNVQQLVSQGLASSPNAAHEAVEWASQLVNQGVPMGYYDIGYYLKSGYGLKQNQELALKYIRKAADLGNPDAQYYVARLLAPHDRAPDIARQMRRCAADQGHGRAAYELAINLAGRGDSHGAVLAYQKGVAAGVSGAATSLEEAFLAPESEDKRFALDVTKDSERSRRYQLIGQFLRDNTLANPKVPDVDQIVPLPPAKLPPWDGTFEWEKQRAQVPPKPSEELIDRLAKEKHLDPATGWPLSAGAQTSQTSARDEVIARLPLGSTARTGMRCPEGGVWCAQLRPGVQAEATRTFAKGEVLPMIDFYEPRALAWLDRVMGERRYTTEVVWKLVAYEDKA, from the coding sequence ATGCGCATCCTCATTTCAATATGCCTGGCAATTGCCAGCTTATCCGCCTGCTCGAAGGAGAGCGCTTTGCCTGGATCGTCTGACCTTGCCAATGTGCGCGCGAATCTGGCGTTCACCTGCACCCACGAAGCGGATCGTCTGCCAGCTCTGGACCCGGACGCGGAGGCGTTGTTCCGCTATGGCCGCTATCTGCAAACGCGCGATGGTCCGAAAGACTACGACGAGGTCGCGCGCTACTACCGGGTCGCCGCAGCGCATGGCCATTACAAGGCGAACCACAACGTGCAGCAACTGGTGTCGCAGGGGCTGGCCAGTTCCCCGAACGCAGCGCACGAGGCAGTCGAGTGGGCAAGCCAACTGGTGAATCAGGGAGTGCCGATGGGTTACTACGACATTGGCTACTACCTGAAGTCCGGGTATGGACTGAAGCAGAACCAGGAACTGGCGCTGAAGTATATCCGGAAGGCGGCTGACCTCGGCAATCCCGATGCCCAGTATTACGTCGCCAGATTATTGGCGCCTCATGACCGAGCGCCGGATATCGCACGACAGATGCGTCGGTGTGCAGCTGATCAAGGACATGGGCGTGCAGCTTACGAGTTGGCAATTAATCTCGCGGGCCGCGGTGATTCCCATGGCGCGGTGCTTGCCTATCAAAAAGGGGTGGCCGCAGGGGTCAGTGGGGCCGCCACGAGTCTTGAGGAGGCCTTCCTTGCGCCCGAATCAGAAGATAAGCGATTCGCTCTCGACGTGACAAAAGATTCTGAGCGCTCGCGTCGCTATCAGTTAATCGGTCAATTTTTGAGGGACAACACACTGGCCAACCCGAAAGTACCGGACGTCGACCAGATCGTCCCGCTGCCGCCAGCGAAGCTTCCGCCATGGGACGGCACCTTCGAATGGGAAAAGCAACGGGCTCAGGTGCCGCCCAAGCCATCGGAAGAATTGATCGACCGGTTGGCAAAGGAAAAGCACCTGGATCCAGCAACTGGGTGGCCGCTATCAGCCGGCGCTCAGACTTCGCAGACGTCAGCGCGGGACGAGGTGATCGCTCGACTGCCGCTGGGCTCCACGGCGCGAACCGGGATGCGCTGCCCCGAAGGCGGGGTCTGGTGTGCGCAGCTTCGCCCGGGTGTTCAGGCCGAGGCGACCCGGACTTTCGCAAAGGGCGAAGTGTTGCCGATGATCGACTTCTACGAGCCGCGTGCGCTGGCCTGGCTCGATCGCGTGATGGGCGAGCGCCGCTATACGACCGAGGTCGTGTGGAAGCTGGTTGCTTACGAGGACAAGGCTTGA
- a CDS encoding PAAR domain-containing protein, translated as MIDLIRLGDATDHGGAVITASNSMHFDGRRVARKGDEVSCPKHDIRPNLIIEGDDTMLDDGVPIARHGYRAMCGCRLISSLV; from the coding sequence ATGATCGATCTTATACGTCTCGGCGACGCGACGGACCACGGCGGAGCAGTCATCACCGCGTCGAATTCGATGCACTTCGACGGCAGGCGCGTCGCCCGAAAAGGCGACGAAGTGTCGTGCCCGAAGCACGATATCCGCCCCAATCTCATCATCGAAGGCGACGACACGATGCTGGACGATGGCGTGCCGATCGCACGGCATGGCTATCGCGCGATGTGTGGATGCCGTCTGATTTCGAGTCTGGTGTGA
- a CDS encoding type VI secretion system Vgr family protein, producing the protein MSSILPTQAYELKLAPHPAPTSVLKFTGRDAVSELYRYDIEFTSPAAGLAMDQVVGRPAKFIIAPVDPGMDYLRRMFGERAAQFSKMPPAYTIHGVITEFDELGTSADETHYRVRLKPTLADLNRGVTSRLFQKQSVEEIVTDTLRHYGYRAGVDFQFNLRGKYKRHEYITQYHETTFAFIQRMCAEEGIWFRWEQKKEHAVLVFGDDLDAYARKQRTVSYRRDAGLESAGRDAIKTLEKRTRRVPEAVRLHDYNHREAGVSLLVDENAARADKSTNGIDYRWGEHYETPEEGKQIARLRHEGHLAGQITFKGTGNPFWLEAGEVMRVDPAQADAKHGIFITSVELRGGRGDSYWVSFDGIPSDRVWRTPMASIRRPTIDGILPARITSPGNYKYAYLTEQGWYVIKLPFDLDEWSPGGTSRPVRFAKPYSGDNYGHHFPLIDGAEVAIVFTDGHPDRPVIIGAMHDSLHPDLVNNLNHTRNLVRTAAQNELRMEDKEGVEHIHLTTPFQASELNLGHMVDESRKERGRGAELRTDEHVAVRGGRGVFISADMQSVPNGQQLDMRPAQGLLELALQQMQSLADAAQAAEAVAADYSKQKILLDETLTELKKAGVLISAPAGVGIVSGDHLQLVASKNLIATAGGSADIGVVKRFTVAAGETVSMFAAKLGIKLFAAKGKVAIQAQTDDMALAALKDVTITSSEGRLVLSAAKEVWIGAGGSYIKIDANRIENGTPGDILEKCASWNKPGAAAAQISPALPNSLPAERLMLNLGASPSALAAIPQDVPYKLYAQGALVAQGVTDATGRIAVDHRPGTQSYRVEFANGVAYHIPVSEDFRGDVTNGQLANQGFHFFEQGAGGDGADRAAHRLHYYRLMNPETDTDSTGTPS; encoded by the coding sequence ATGTCGTCGATCCTGCCTACTCAGGCTTACGAGCTGAAACTCGCGCCGCATCCGGCGCCGACATCCGTCCTCAAGTTCACGGGGCGGGACGCGGTGAGCGAGTTGTACCGCTACGACATCGAATTCACGAGCCCCGCGGCCGGACTTGCGATGGACCAGGTGGTCGGGCGGCCCGCGAAATTCATCATTGCTCCGGTCGATCCGGGCATGGACTACCTGCGCAGGATGTTCGGCGAGCGGGCCGCGCAGTTCAGCAAGATGCCGCCGGCGTACACGATTCACGGCGTCATCACGGAATTCGACGAACTGGGTACCTCGGCCGACGAGACGCATTATCGGGTCCGGCTCAAGCCGACGCTCGCCGATCTGAACCGGGGTGTCACGAGCCGACTGTTCCAGAAGCAGTCGGTCGAGGAGATCGTGACCGACACGCTGCGGCATTACGGCTACCGCGCCGGCGTCGACTTCCAGTTCAATTTGCGCGGGAAGTACAAGCGGCACGAGTACATCACCCAGTATCACGAGACCACATTTGCCTTCATTCAGCGCATGTGCGCGGAGGAAGGGATCTGGTTCCGCTGGGAGCAGAAGAAGGAGCATGCGGTGCTGGTGTTCGGCGACGATCTGGACGCCTATGCGCGCAAGCAGCGTACCGTGTCGTACCGACGCGACGCGGGGCTCGAGAGTGCCGGCCGGGACGCGATCAAGACGCTCGAGAAGCGCACCCGACGCGTGCCGGAAGCGGTGCGGCTGCACGACTACAACCATCGCGAGGCGGGCGTATCGCTCCTCGTCGACGAAAACGCCGCGCGCGCCGACAAGTCGACGAACGGTATCGACTATCGCTGGGGCGAGCATTACGAAACGCCGGAGGAGGGCAAGCAGATCGCCCGTCTGCGGCACGAGGGCCATCTGGCCGGACAGATTACCTTCAAGGGCACCGGCAACCCGTTCTGGCTCGAAGCGGGCGAGGTGATGAGAGTCGACCCGGCGCAGGCGGACGCGAAACACGGGATCTTCATCACGTCGGTCGAATTGCGCGGCGGGCGCGGTGACTCGTACTGGGTGAGCTTCGACGGAATTCCGTCGGACCGGGTGTGGCGCACGCCGATGGCCTCGATCCGGCGCCCGACCATCGATGGCATCCTGCCGGCGCGTATTACGTCGCCGGGCAACTACAAGTATGCGTACCTGACCGAGCAGGGCTGGTACGTGATCAAGCTGCCGTTCGATCTCGACGAGTGGAGCCCGGGCGGCACGAGCCGGCCGGTGCGGTTCGCGAAGCCGTACAGCGGTGACAACTATGGGCACCACTTCCCGCTGATCGACGGGGCCGAGGTGGCGATCGTCTTTACCGATGGTCATCCGGACCGGCCCGTGATCATCGGTGCGATGCACGACAGCCTGCATCCGGATCTGGTCAACAACCTCAACCACACCCGGAATCTCGTCCGCACGGCCGCGCAGAACGAGTTGCGGATGGAGGACAAGGAAGGTGTCGAGCATATTCATCTGACGACGCCGTTTCAGGCGAGTGAGCTGAACCTCGGCCACATGGTCGACGAGAGTCGAAAGGAGCGTGGCAGGGGCGCGGAGCTTCGTACCGACGAACACGTTGCGGTACGGGGAGGAAGGGGTGTTTTCATCTCTGCCGACATGCAGTCGGTGCCGAATGGCCAGCAGCTCGACATGCGACCGGCCCAGGGTCTGCTCGAGCTTGCATTGCAACAGATGCAGTCGCTTGCCGATGCGGCACAAGCTGCTGAAGCGGTCGCTGCGGATTACTCGAAGCAGAAGATCCTGCTGGACGAGACCTTGACCGAGCTGAAGAAGGCCGGTGTGCTGATCAGTGCTCCGGCGGGCGTCGGGATCGTGTCGGGCGACCATTTGCAACTCGTGGCCAGCAAGAACCTGATTGCGACCGCAGGCGGCAGTGCCGACATTGGCGTTGTCAAGCGATTCACGGTGGCCGCGGGCGAAACCGTCTCGATGTTCGCTGCAAAACTCGGCATCAAATTATTTGCCGCGAAGGGAAAGGTCGCCATTCAGGCCCAAACCGATGACATGGCGTTGGCCGCGTTGAAGGACGTCACCATCACCAGCTCGGAGGGAAGGCTCGTCCTGTCCGCCGCGAAGGAAGTATGGATCGGCGCCGGCGGATCGTATATCAAGATCGACGCGAATCGAATTGAAAACGGCACGCCGGGAGACATTCTGGAGAAGTGCGCGTCGTGGAACAAGCCTGGGGCGGCCGCGGCGCAGATCAGCCCGGCGCTGCCGAACAGTTTGCCGGCAGAGCGTTTGATGCTGAACTTGGGCGCCTCGCCTTCGGCCTTGGCTGCCATTCCGCAAGACGTCCCATACAAGCTGTATGCGCAAGGCGCCTTGGTCGCGCAAGGCGTGACGGATGCGACGGGGCGAATCGCGGTCGATCATCGTCCTGGCACGCAATCGTATCGGGTCGAGTTCGCCAACGGCGTGGCATACCACATTCCGGTCAGCGAGGACTTCCGCGGTGATGTGACCAATGGTCAGTTGGCTAATCAGGGCTTCCATTTCTTCGAACAAGGCGCAGGCGGCGACGGCGCCGATCGCGCAGCCCATCGTCTCCACTACTACCGCCTGATGAATCCAGAAACCGACACTGACAGCACGGGGACCCCGTCATGA